Proteins encoded by one window of Microtus pennsylvanicus isolate mMicPen1 chromosome 18, mMicPen1.hap1, whole genome shotgun sequence:
- the LOC142837603 gene encoding serum amyloid A-3 protein isoform X1 — protein MKPSIAIILCLLVLGVDSQRWLEFIKEAGQGTRDMWRAYSDMKEANWKGADKYFHARGNYDAAQRGPGGAWAAKVISDAREGIQRFTGRGAEDSRADQFANRWGRSGRDPNHFRPVGLPSKY, from the exons ATGAAGCCTTCCATTGCCATCATTTTGTGTCTCTTGGTCCTGGGAGTTGACAGCCAAAGGTGGCTCGAATTCATTAAAGAAGCTGGTCAAG gaACTAGAGACATGTGGCGCGCTTACTCTGACATGAAAGAGGCCAACTGGAAAGGTGCGGACAAATACTTCCATGCTAGAGGGAACTACGATGCTGCCCAAAGGGGACCAGGAGGAGCCTGGGCTGCTAAAGTGATCAG TGATGCCAGAGAGGGTATTCAGAGGTTCACAGGACGTGGAGCAGAAGACTCAAGAGCTGACCAGTTTGCCAACAGATGGGGCCGGAGTGGTAGAGACCCCAACCACTTCCGACCTGTTGGCCTGCCTAGTAAATACTGA